CCAGTACAGCCAGGCCGATTAACAGATAAGACATAATTCCCATTTTTTTATTTTCCTGCAATGAAAAGTCCCAATAATCCGAAGTAGACCATGCTGATGGCCGGTTTGCATAAGATCGGGCAGGCACCGCCCGGCATGGCCCGGTTCACCCATTTAGAAATCAGCCAGCCTGCGCTGGCTCCCAGAAGACCGCCTATGGCAAGCGTCATGACAACCCGCAACTTCCTCCCCAGCATCCTCCGCCGGGAGTGGAACAGGAATTGTCGGGGGCAGCGGTGGAATAGCCGGACCCGCCCGGCCCCATTGATACCCCGGCAACTGAAAATTTCCGGGTCAGGTCGGTGCTTCCGCAATGATCACAGGTTGCCCCTTCACCAGCCGAGGACATCGTCCGGTGAAACACTTCAATTTCGGTGCTGCAATGATTGCAGTGATATTCATAGATTGGCATAACTTCTCCGTTTCAGTCAGATTCAGTTAAGTGATAA
The sequence above is drawn from the Bacteroidota bacterium genome and encodes:
- a CDS encoding zinc ribbon domain-containing protein, whose amino-acid sequence is MPIYEYHCNHCSTEIEVFHRTMSSAGEGATCDHCGSTDLTRKFSVAGVSMGPGGSGYSTAAPDNSCSTPGGGCWGGSCGLS